One genomic window of Solanum dulcamara chromosome 10, daSolDulc1.2, whole genome shotgun sequence includes the following:
- the LOC129904987 gene encoding serine/threonine-protein kinase D6PKL2, translating to MASNFGARAPFEPKQKPLGARQTAETNDSSSFLTQVSKMNELSLALSDKLPESGKITTHDADGVRNDKKYQRGSTDLSNDKSKDAPTDIQNVSTPGKHEVNGTRSSLESSTDQEKKTSEQTSGKNSSVSAKVSDVTSSLAKNSGSGKISDHADLVESGKSSMCRGSTSTDVSDESTFSSFSSSVNKPHKTNDVRWEAIQAVRSKDGSLGLSHFRLLKRLGCGDIGSVYLAELSGTKCYFAMKVMDKASLASRKKLLRAQTEREILQSLDHPFLPSLYSHFETDKFSCLVMEFCPGGDLHTLRQRQPGKHFSEQAVKFYVAEVLLALEYLHMLGIIYRDLKPENVLVREDGHIMLSDFDLSLCCSFSPTLVKTSSLELEPLRKNSGYCVQPACIEPSCIQPSCVVPTTCFSRRIFSSKSKKDRKPKNDIGNQVRPLPELMAEPTSARSMSFVGTHEYLAPEIIKGDGHGSAVDWWTFGIFLYELLFGKTPFKGSGNRATLFNVVGQPLRFPESPVVSFAARDLIRGLLVKEPQNRLAYKRGATEIKQHPFFEGVNWALIRCASPPEVPKPVEFERLSIPAPSTNQKTVLAAVAPSQKGSDNYLEFDFF from the exons ATGGCTTCAAATTTTGGTGCTAGAGCTCCCTTTGAACCGAAACAAAAACCTTTGGGAGCTCGACAGACAGCAGAAACAAATGACTCTAGCTCATTTCTTACACAGGTGTCAAAAATGAATGAACTCAGCCTTGCTCTTTCGGATAAATTGCCAGAATCTGGCAAAATTACAACACATGATGCAGACGGGGTCCGGAATGATAAGAAGTATCAAAGGGGGTCTACTGATCTGTCAAATGATAAATCTAAAGATGCTCCCACTGATATTCAGAATGTGTCGACACCTGGGAAACATGAAGTAAATGGAACTAGAAGCTCACTCGAGTCTTCTACtgatcaagaaaagaaaacatcTGAGCAAACTAGTGGAAAGAACAGTTCAGTTTCTGCAAAAGTCAGCGATGTTACTAGTAGTCTAGCCAAAAATAGTGGAAGTGGCAAGATTAGTGATCATGCTGATCTTGTTGAGAGTGGAAAGAGCAGCATGTGTAGAGGAAGCACCAGCACTGATGTGAGTGATGAAAGCACCTTTAGCAGTTTTAGCAGCAGTGTAAACAAACCCCACAAAACAAATGACGTGAGATGGGAGGCTATCCAAGCTGTCCGATCTAAAGATGGTAGCTTAGGTTTGAGCCATTTCAGACTACTGAAAAGGTTGGGTTGTGGAGATATTGGAAGTGTTTACTTGGCTGAATTGAGTGGAACCAAGTGTTACTTTGCTATGAAAGTCATGGATAAAGCATCTTTAGCCAGCCGCAAGAAGCTTCTTCGTGCTCAGACAGAAAGAGAAATTTTACAATCCCTTGATCATCCTTTTCTTCCCTCTCTCTACAGCCACTTCGAGACTGATAAGTTTTCATGTTTGGTAATGGAATTCTGTCCTGGAGGGGATCTGCATACTCTTAGGCAGAGACAGCCAGGGAAACATTTTTCTGAACAAGCAGTGAA ATTTTATGTTGCTGAGGTCCTTCTAGCTCTAGAGTATCTCCATATGCTTGGGATTATCTACCGCGACCTTAAGCCAGAGAACGTCCTTGTTAGAGAAGATGGACATATAATGCTTTCAGACTTTGATCTGTCACTTTGCTGTTCTTTTAGCCCAACGCTGGTCAAGACATCTTCCCTGGAATTGGAGCCTCTCAGGAAGAACTCTGGATACTGTGTCCAGCCGGCGTGCATTGAGCCTTCCTGCATTCAACCATCATGTGTCGTTCCTACAACATGCTTCTCTCGCCGCATCTTTTCCAGCAAGTCCAAGAAGGATCGGAAACCCAAAAATGACATAGGTAACCAAGTAAGGCCATTACCAGAGCTCATGGCTGAACCTACTAGTGCTCGCTCTATGTCATTTGTGGGAACTCATGAATACTTGGCACCAGAGATTATCAAAGGTGATGGTCATGGAAGTGCAGTAGATTGGTGGACTTTTGGGATCTTTCTCTACGAACTCTTATTTGGTAAAACTCCATTTAAGGGATCTGGTAACCGAGCTACATTATTCAATGTAGTCGGGCAACCTCTTAGATTTCCAGAATCACCAGTTGTTAGTTTTGCAGCAAGGGATCTGATTAGAGGTTTACTCGTAAAAGAACCACAGAACAGATTGGCATACAAAAGAGGGGCAACTGAGATAAAACAACACCCTTTCTTTGAAGGGGTTAATTGGGCGCTAATACGCTGTGCTAGCCCTCCCGAGGTGCCTAAACCTGTTGAATTTGAGAGACTATCGATTCCAGCACCATCTACAAATCAAAAGACTGTTCTAGCAGCTGTAGCTCCCAGCCAAAAGGGTTCTGATAACTACCTCGAATTTGATTTCTTCTAG
- the LOC129869965 gene encoding WEB family protein At1g12150-like, which yields MGNNHRRSYYRTTKKKMFGFNIRTGRQNASGSPSSITGSPSSVGSPKTAGSTGSPKVEVGEIDTRAPFQSVRAAVSLFGDAGSSPKAKPIIKRSKTIEERVLEKESRLHLALRELDSFKEQIRSTETTKTHALRDLEKAKRTLQELTGKLETLCETKQAAIEATETAKARAIELEEQKSNKPPVGTDAWKQNVEAEREQYRTSSGELNSAKQELTNLRQDFDAALTAKLAAFQEAADAQHNAAINRERLGKLSKEVTTLREMLGQVKGASLQAQEEHEKLIEDKEVHLHSLKTAKEEAEEKIRALKEDPDSQLVTENLVEKLEVTNEAIHVLQEQLNKVRTLDLDAYNKVNEELNATKNALKEILAEESSLRGIVESLKQEAERVKGELNELYKKAEETESLVEKLKLELENSKKDLETSISAKTQAEGDSNSLPSRIQQLTSEANQFTKEANEMKKNTELLKQDAKTAQETTKETEEKLKIALKEAEEAKAAEKVADDKIHNQSRTTTTITHDTTDEEKRSSSESSNGKIRLSLEVFEALKRKVEGIKNDADIKVATVMAQVETINANEKQANEKLERLLKEKEDIKNATQEALKTKEMAEAAKLVVEGELQKWRQKEQQEEEIGESSNGNVEET from the exons ATGGGGAATAATCATCGT AGATCATATTATAGAACcacaaaaaaaaagatgttTGGATTCAATATAAGAACAGGGAGGCAAAATGCCTCAGGTTCACCAAGTTCAATAACAGGATCTCCATCATCTGTTGGTTCACCAAAAACGGCAGGAAGTACAGGTTCACCAAAGGTAGAAGTTGGTGAAATTGACACAAGAGCACCTTTTCAATCTGTCAGAGCTGCTGTTAGTTTGTTTGGTGATGCTGGTTCTTCACCTAAGGCTAAACCAATCattaaaagatcaaaaaccATTGAAGAG AGGGTGTTAGAGAAGGAAAGTAGGCTTCATTTGGCCTTAAGAGAACTAGACAGCTTCAAAGAACAGATAAGAAGTACAGAGACAACAAAAACTCATGCTCTTCGTGATCTCGAAAAGGCTAAAAGAACACTCCAAGAACTCACAGGAAAGCTCGAGACACTATGCGAGACAAAGCAAGCAGCCATTGAGGCAACAGAAACAGCAAAGGCTCGAGCCATCGAGCTCGAAGAACAGAAATCAAATAAGCCTCCAGTAGGCACTGATGCTTGGAAACAGAATGTTGAAGCTGAAAGAGAACAATATCGAACATCATCAGGTGAACTAAATTCAGCGAAACAAGAGCTTACAAACCTCCGTCAGGACTTTGATGCAGCCCTGACGGCTAAATTGGCTGCATTTCAAGAAGCTGCAGACGCACAGCACAACGCGGCCATCAATAGAGAGAGGCTAGGTAAGCTCTCGAAAGAAGTCACAACTTTACGCGAAATGTTAGGACAAGTAAAAGGTGCATCTCTCCAAGCACAAGAAGAGCACGAAAAGCTCATTGAAGATAAAGAAGTCCACTTACATTCACTCAAAACAGCTAAAGAAGAAGCAGAAGAGAAAATCAGGGCCCTCAAAGAGGACCCTGACTCTCAACTAGTAACTGAAAACCTCGTTGAGAAACTCGAGGTAACCAATGAGGCAATCCACGTGTTACAAGAACAACTCAATAAAGTCCGAACCCTTGATTTGGATGCGTATAACAAAGTAAATGAAGAGCTCAATGCTACAAAGAACGCGTTGAAAGAGATACTCGCGGAGGAAAGTTCCCTCCGTGGCATAGTTGAATCCCTTAAACAAGAAGCAGAACGAGTTAAAGGCGAACTCAATGAGCTCTACAAGAAAGCAGAGGAAACAGAGTCCCttgttgaaaaattaaaattagagCTGGAAAACAGCAAGAAAGATCTTGAAACAAGCATTTCAGCTAAAACACAAGCTGAAGGAGATTCAAACAGTTTACCATCAAGAATCCAACAGTTAACATCCGAGGCGAATCAATTCACAAAAGAAGCAAACGAGATGAAGAAAAACACTGAATTACTCAAACAAGACGCGAAAACAGCACAAGAAACAACTAAAGAAACAGAAGAAAAGCTAAAAATCGCGCTAAAAGAGGCTGAAGAGGCAAAAGCTGCAGAGAAAGTCGCGGATGATAAGATACACAATcaatcaagaacaacaacaacaataacacaTGATACTACTGATGAAGAAAAACGTTCATCATCAGAATCGTCTAATGGGAAGATAAGACTGTCATTGGAGGTATTCGAGGCGTTGAAACGAAAAGTAGAGGGAATCAAGAATGATGCTGACATAAAAGTTGCAACAGTCATGGCACAAGTTGAGACAATCAATGCCAATGAAAAACAAGCAAACGAAAAACTCGAAAGGTTAttgaaagagaaagaagatatCAAAAATGCCACACAAGAAGCATTGAAAACTAAAGAAATGGCAGAAGCAGCAAAATTGGTTGTTGAAGGAGAATTGCAGAAATGGAGACAAAAGGAACAACAAGAGGAAGAAATTGGAGAATCATCTAATGGAAATGTTGAAGAGACATAG
- the LOC129904988 gene encoding U-box domain-containing protein 36, producing MKEISDNNMVNEIEEEGDQEENFYNSTSDLFEIDHHNGEVEGSLFSFDFHNHEEHDVVYVVVWNKNVSQEESSMDALLWTLNHVVINPNSTIVFLIHIFPQTNFIPTPLGMIPIGQVNEEQKENYMTKERSKRRQFLQKFVDICSASKVKVDTILIESNMEAKAILNLIPICNIRKLILGTSKANLKKIKSRRGNGTTDEILQNAPEFCEVKIICEGKEVVELQMFESPSLQYSGGSTKSIEGQIQNQNQEVQNDQSIGCGGCFRAKAMS from the exons atgaAAGAAATAAGTGACAACAATATGGTGAATGAgattgaagaagaaggagatCAAGAGGAGAATTTTTATAATTCAACAAGTGATTTGTTTGAAATTGATCATCATAATGGTGAAGTAGAAGGAAGTTTGTTTTCCTTTGACTTTCACAATCATGAGGAACATGATGTTGTTTATGTTGTTGTTTGGAATAAGAATGTTAGCCAAGAGGAATCAAGTATGGATGCTTTGCTTTGGACTCTCAATCATGTTGTGATTAATCCAAATTCTACTATTGTTTTCCTCATTCATATCTTTCCTCAAACCAACTTCATCCCTACTCCTT TGGGAATGATTCCAATAGGCCAAGTGAATGAAGAGCAGAAAGAGAACTACATGACTAAAGAAAGAAGCAAGAGGAGGCAGTTCCTTCAAAAGTTTGTTGACATTTGCTCTGCTTCCAAG GTTAAAGTGGACACTATACTTATTGAGAGTAACATGGAAGCCAAAGCTATACTGAACCTCATTCCCATCTGCAACATAAGAAAGCTGATTCTTGGAACTTCTAAAGCCAATCTCAA GAAAATCAAGTCAAGAAGAGGTAACGGAACGACGGATGAGATATTACAAAATGCACCAGAGTTCTGTGAAGTCAAGATCATATGTGAAGGCAAGGAAGTTGTTGAGCTGCAGATGTTTGAATCACCTTCTCTCCAATACTCCGGTGGCAGCACAAAGTCCATTGAAGGCCAGATCCAAAATCAGAATCAAGAAGTCCAGAATGATCAATCCATTGGATGTGGAGGATGTTTCAGAGCCAAGGCCATGTCTTAG